From Methanobrevibacter ruminantium, the proteins below share one genomic window:
- the tuf gene encoding translation elongation factor EF-1 subunit alpha, translating to MAKAKEHLNLAFIGHVDHGKSTLVGHLLLKAGAIAEQQLDEGEDKFRFVMDKLGEERERGVTIDLAHQKFSTNKYDYTVVDCPGHRDFVKNMITGASQADAAVLVVAANDGVMPQTKEHMFLSMTLGIKQLIIAVNKMDMVDYSEDRFNEVKAEVSDLLRSIGRDPATTPFIPMSAFEGDNIKELSGNMSWYKGSPLMDELDKLVPPEKPVDLPLRVPIQDVYSITGVGTVPVGRVETGIMKQGDNVIFEPAGVSGEVKSIEMHHETFPEAEPGDNIGFNVRGVGKNDIRRGDVAGHTTDAPTVAKEFTAQVVVLQHPGVITVGYTPVFHCHTSQTACTFLDLTSKLDPATGQPEATKPDFIKTGDAAIVQIKPTKPMVMEEAASIPPMGRFAIRDMGQTVAAGLCLKVTDKK from the coding sequence ATGGCAAAAGCAAAAGAACATTTAAATTTAGCATTTATTGGACACGTTGACCACGGTAAATCCACTTTAGTAGGACACTTATTATTAAAAGCTGGTGCAATCGCTGAACAACAATTAGATGAAGGTGAAGATAAATTCAGATTTGTTATGGACAAATTAGGTGAAGAAAGAGAAAGAGGAGTAACCATTGACTTAGCTCACCAAAAATTCTCCACCAACAAATACGACTACACTGTAGTAGACTGTCCTGGACACAGAGACTTCGTTAAAAACATGATTACTGGTGCATCCCAAGCTGACGCGGCTGTATTAGTAGTAGCTGCTAACGACGGTGTAATGCCACAAACCAAAGAACACATGTTCTTATCCATGACTTTAGGTATTAAACAATTAATCATCGCTGTAAACAAAATGGATATGGTAGATTACAGTGAAGACAGATTCAACGAAGTAAAAGCTGAAGTATCTGACTTACTCAGATCCATCGGTAGAGACCCAGCAACCACTCCTTTCATTCCTATGTCTGCATTTGAAGGAGACAACATCAAAGAACTCTCCGGTAACATGTCCTGGTACAAAGGTAGTCCTTTAATGGATGAATTAGACAAATTAGTACCACCTGAAAAACCTGTAGACTTACCATTAAGAGTTCCTATTCAAGACGTATACTCTATTACTGGTGTAGGTACTGTACCTGTAGGAAGAGTAGAAACTGGTATCATGAAACAAGGAGACAACGTTATCTTTGAACCTGCTGGAGTATCTGGTGAAGTAAAATCTATCGAAATGCACCACGAAACTTTCCCTGAAGCTGAACCTGGTGACAACATCGGATTCAACGTAAGAGGTGTAGGTAAAAACGATATCAGAAGAGGAGACGTAGCTGGACACACTACTGACGCTCCTACCGTAGCTAAAGAATTTACTGCACAAGTTGTAGTATTACAACACCCTGGTGTAATCACCGTAGGATACACCCCTGTATTCCACTGTCACACCTCACAAACTGCATGTACTTTCTTAGACTTAACTTCTAAACTCGACCCTGCTACCGGTCAACCTGAAGCAACCAAACCTGACTTCATTAAAACTGGTGACGCAGCTATTGTACAAATTAAACCAACTAAACCTATGGTTATGGAAGAAGCTGCAAGCATTCCTCCTATGGGAAGATTCGCTATCAGAGATATGGGTCAAACCGTAGCAGCTGGTTTATGTCTTAAAGTAACTGACAAAAAATAA
- the rpsJ gene encoding 30S ribosomal protein S10 — MNQARIKLTGTDPEKINYVCDQLKKISERTGVDISGPIPLPTKKLVVPTRKSPDGEGKATWEKWELRIHKRLIGIGADERAMRQIMKVSVPDNVSIEIELK, encoded by the coding sequence ATGAATCAAGCTAGAATTAAACTTACAGGTACTGATCCTGAAAAAATTAATTATGTCTGTGACCAGTTAAAGAAAATTTCTGAAAGAACTGGTGTAGATATTTCTGGCCCTATTCCATTACCTACTAAAAAATTAGTTGTACCAACTAGAAAATCTCCAGATGGAGAAGGAAAAGCTACTTGGGAAAAATGGGAACTTCGTATCCACAAACGTTTAATTGGAATTGGCGCTGATGAAAGAGCTATGAGACAAATTATGAAAGTAAGCGTTCCTGATAACGTAAGTATTGAAATTGAACTTAAATAA
- a CDS encoding cation-translocating P-type ATPase, translating into MEEILKQYSTQKEGLNSAEANARLEKYGLNKLQEKKKDSPLKLFLSQFLDVLIFMLIIAAIASYMIGNHLDAIVILIVVIINSIIGFTQEYRAENAMEKLKSLVHTDAHVKRDGHIKRIPSENLVLGDIVILEEGDKVPADLILIESYDLRVDESSLTGESDFVKKDTNYERVSDFSNKIKDIKKYSKEEDIQSKLVSMNSNVIFGKGTGVVIATGMETTIGRIATMIQEDAEETPLTIQVGRLGKKIGILSIIVCILVFIIDFYQAMDILESFMTAVSLAVAAIPEGLPAVLTLTLALGMQKMAKSNAIVKKLSSVETLGSCTYICTDKTGTLTENKMTVRTPFLTSQENGVLIAGLCNGVRYEDDELIGNPTDLASYHFALDNDFEKLKANRNFEKELEIPFDSNRKRMTFIYSEADEDDNKDYYVLTKGAPELILDLSDKIDFNGHINNFDSSTKKEIMREIDRMTKRSLRVIALAYKKLDNEGYEKISDLDNEEIEKGDSKIHKTYSENKHHGETFEKDLIFAGLLGIMDPPRPEAIDAIADCQKAGINVVMITGDHKDTATAIAMELGILPRDYYIHEKNYNNVILTGQELEDLSDEEYNEIAKDIKVYARVYPEQKRRIIEVLQNHGEIVSMTGDGVNDAPALKKASIGVAMGSGTDVTKESADMIIQDDNFATIVSSIREGRTIFDNIKRFLKFQLSTNVGAILTITIGSLLPIPTPFTPIQLLWINIIMDGPPAQSLGLEGSEKDIMRRPPEKGELINRKTMIKITISGMVMAIGTLGLFIYELNNGVGDVKTKAITIAFTVFVLYQLFNALNYRSSSKTRNTVLWLSLIGSFILQVLVIYVPFLQTIFKTCAIGLFEWVLIIIVSAIILVTDKIANRIVDGNI; encoded by the coding sequence ATAGAAGAAATATTAAAGCAGTACTCCACTCAAAAAGAAGGATTGAACAGCGCTGAAGCTAATGCTCGATTAGAAAAATACGGCTTAAACAAGCTTCAGGAAAAGAAAAAAGATAGTCCTTTGAAATTATTTTTATCCCAATTCTTGGATGTTTTAATATTCATGCTTATAATTGCAGCCATTGCAAGCTATATGATTGGAAATCATTTGGATGCAATTGTTATACTTATAGTTGTAATAATTAACTCAATAATCGGTTTTACCCAAGAATATCGTGCGGAAAATGCTATGGAAAAGCTTAAAAGTTTAGTCCATACAGATGCACACGTTAAAAGAGATGGGCACATCAAAAGAATCCCTAGTGAAAATCTTGTTTTAGGGGATATTGTAATTCTTGAAGAGGGAGATAAAGTTCCTGCAGATTTGATTTTAATTGAATCTTATGATTTGAGAGTGGATGAATCCTCCTTAACTGGAGAGTCTGATTTTGTTAAAAAAGATACCAATTATGAAAGAGTATCCGATTTCTCAAATAAGATTAAAGATATTAAAAAATATTCAAAAGAGGAAGATATCCAATCTAAACTTGTATCCATGAATTCAAATGTAATCTTTGGAAAAGGAACAGGTGTTGTAATAGCTACTGGAATGGAAACAACCATCGGAAGAATAGCTACCATGATTCAAGAAGATGCAGAGGAAACACCTTTAACAATTCAAGTGGGCAGATTAGGTAAAAAAATTGGAATACTCTCCATAATCGTTTGTATACTCGTATTCATCATAGACTTTTATCAAGCCATGGACATTCTTGAAAGCTTTATGACCGCAGTTTCTCTTGCTGTTGCAGCTATTCCTGAAGGTCTTCCTGCAGTCTTGACTTTGACTTTGGCATTAGGAATGCAAAAGATGGCAAAATCCAATGCAATCGTTAAAAAATTGTCATCTGTAGAAACATTAGGATCATGCACTTACATCTGTACAGATAAAACTGGAACTTTAACAGAAAACAAAATGACTGTTAGAACCCCTTTCTTAACCAGTCAAGAGAATGGTGTATTAATTGCAGGATTATGTAACGGAGTTAGATACGAAGATGATGAATTGATTGGAAACCCCACTGATTTGGCATCATACCACTTCGCACTTGACAATGATTTTGAAAAGCTCAAAGCGAATAGGAATTTTGAAAAAGAATTGGAAATACCTTTTGACAGCAATAGAAAAAGAATGACCTTCATTTACAGTGAAGCTGATGAGGATGACAATAAAGATTATTACGTTTTAACAAAAGGAGCTCCTGAACTGATTTTAGACTTATCTGATAAGATCGATTTCAATGGCCATATAAACAATTTTGACAGTTCAACCAAAAAGGAAATAATGCGTGAAATTGACAGAATGACAAAAAGGTCATTAAGGGTCATAGCTCTTGCTTACAAAAAGCTTGACAATGAGGGATATGAAAAGATTTCAGATTTGGACAATGAGGAAATAGAAAAAGGAGATTCCAAAATACATAAAACATATTCCGAGAATAAGCATCATGGAGAAACTTTTGAAAAAGATTTGATATTTGCTGGTCTTTTAGGAATTATGGACCCTCCAAGACCAGAAGCTATTGACGCTATAGCAGATTGTCAAAAGGCAGGAATCAACGTAGTGATGATTACCGGAGACCATAAGGACACTGCAACTGCAATAGCTATGGAATTAGGCATTCTCCCTAGAGACTATTATATTCATGAAAAAAATTATAATAATGTAATTCTTACTGGACAGGAATTGGAAGATTTAAGTGATGAGGAATACAATGAAATTGCAAAGGACATCAAAGTTTATGCAAGAGTGTATCCTGAACAGAAAAGAAGAATCATTGAAGTTCTCCAAAACCATGGTGAAATCGTATCAATGACTGGTGATGGCGTAAATGATGCACCAGCACTTAAAAAGGCTTCCATTGGAGTAGCTATGGGTAGCGGTACAGATGTCACAAAAGAATCTGCAGATATGATCATACAGGATGATAACTTTGCTACAATAGTCTCTTCAATTAGGGAAGGAAGAACAATCTTTGATAACATCAAAAGATTCTTAAAATTCCAATTATCCACAAATGTTGGAGCGATATTGACAATCACTATTGGGTCATTATTGCCAATACCAACGCCATTTACTCCAATTCAACTTTTATGGATCAATATAATAATGGATGGCCCTCCAGCGCAATCATTAGGTTTGGAAGGTTCCGAAAAAGACATAATGAGAAGACCTCCTGAAAAAGGAGAATTGATCAACAGAAAAACAATGATCAAGATCACAATTTCTGGAATGGTTATGGCAATCGGAACATTAGGACTATTCATTTATGAATTAAATAATGGAGTAGGGGATGTGAAGACCAAGGCAATTACAATTGCATTTACAGTATTCGTATTGTATCAATTGTTTAATGCATTGAATTACAGGTCCAGTTCAAAAACAAGAAATACCGTACTTTGGTTATCTCTTATTGGATCATTCATATTGCAAGTCCTTGTTATATATGTTCCATTCCTTCAAACAATTTTCAAGACCTGTGCAATTGGATTATTTGAGTGGGTCTTAATCATCATTGTTTCAGCAATAATCTTAGTGACAGATAAAATTGCCAATAGAATTGTAGATGGAAACATTTAA
- a CDS encoding UPF0146 family protein, producing MWNDLEEFILKLAIENSEKTGKKTKIVEIGAGKFQTISKNLSENENIDIIMTDIDPANENIIKDDVFNPNMSIYKDADILFSIRPPAELQEEIMKIRDNVDATLIIKPLFNEDLNMKTKKMKLKNYNRASFYIYER from the coding sequence ATGTGGAACGATTTAGAGGAATTCATTCTTAAATTAGCTATTGAAAATAGTGAAAAAACCGGCAAAAAAACAAAAATAGTTGAAATTGGAGCGGGAAAATTCCAAACAATATCTAAAAATTTAAGTGAAAATGAAAATATTGACATTATAATGACAGATATTGATCCTGCAAATGAAAACATTATAAAAGATGATGTTTTCAATCCAAACATGAGTATCTATAAGGATGCAGACATATTGTTTTCAATAAGACCCCCTGCAGAATTGCAGGAAGAGATTATGAAAATAAGGGATAATGTTGACGCTACATTAATCATAAAACCATTGTTCAATGAAGATTTGAACATGAAAACCAAAAAAATGAAGTTAAAAAATTATAATCGTGCTTCATTTTACATATATGAAAGATAA
- the rimI gene encoding ribosomal protein S18-alanine N-acetyltransferase — MFIREFVPSDLARVYQIEVESFSTPYELAILQQLYEIGAGFLVAVEDGEIVGYIIFWVKEEGLGHIIALAVDSKFRRQHIATRLLMMAISIFRNIDIHRVTLEVKSHNEAAVSFYQKFGFEIDRKVPNYYEDGSDAYVMLFSTNKISN, encoded by the coding sequence ATGTTTATTCGTGAATTTGTCCCTTCTGATTTGGCCAGAGTGTATCAAATTGAAGTAGAGTCCTTTTCCACACCTTATGAATTGGCTATTCTTCAGCAATTATATGAAATCGGCGCAGGATTTCTTGTTGCTGTTGAAGATGGTGAGATTGTAGGGTATATCATTTTTTGGGTAAAAGAAGAAGGTTTAGGTCATATAATTGCTCTTGCAGTTGATAGCAAATTCCGCAGACAGCATATAGCAACTCGATTGCTTATGATGGCAATAAGCATATTCAGGAATATTGATATCCATAGGGTAACTTTGGAAGTGAAGTCCCATAATGAAGCTGCTGTCAGTTTCTATCAAAAATTCGGTTTTGAAATTGATAGGAAAGTGCCTAATTACTATGAGGATGGATCTGATGCTTATGTTATGTTATTCAGCACCAATAAAATAAGCAATTAA